The Desmonostoc muscorum LEGE 12446 genome includes a region encoding these proteins:
- a CDS encoding SH3 domain-containing protein — MSLITKLTAGLLTFGTLMTGVLPVMARPATLTSRSNLRTAASLTAPVEEILPSGANVEVLNITVGNDGDRWFYVQPKVEGTLSGWLRSDLVRFEVSNKRYATIAGNRGYKINVRSSPNLRSKVLYNALSGDLVTVEDTYKQADQYRWHRIKFPSNVTGWVREDLLSIWPEGCIITCPEY, encoded by the coding sequence ATGAGTTTAATCACAAAGTTGACAGCAGGATTGTTAACTTTTGGAACATTGATGACTGGAGTATTGCCTGTAATGGCTCGTCCGGCAACCTTGACGAGTAGAAGTAATCTACGAACAGCTGCATCTTTGACAGCACCCGTAGAAGAAATCTTACCATCGGGGGCTAATGTGGAGGTTTTGAATATTACTGTGGGAAATGATGGCGATCGCTGGTTCTATGTGCAACCAAAGGTGGAAGGCACGCTAAGCGGTTGGCTACGGAGCGATTTAGTCAGGTTTGAGGTGAGCAACAAGCGTTATGCAACCATAGCAGGGAATCGCGGGTATAAAATTAACGTGCGTTCGTCTCCCAACTTAAGAAGCAAGGTTCTGTACAACGCGCTGTCAGGTGATTTGGTGACGGTTGAAGATACCTACAAACAGGCGGATCAATATCGTTGGCATCGCATCAAATTCCCAAGTAACGTTACTGGTTGGGTGCGAGAAGACCTGCTATCGATATGGCCAGAAGGATGTATTATCACTTGTCCTGAGTATTAA
- a CDS encoding ribose-phosphate pyrophosphokinase: protein MNAHRGSAVLSSATFKVEAPGTGLTDNHRLRLFSGSANLQLSQEVARYLGMDLGPMIRKRFADGELYVQIQESIRGCDVYLIQPCCQPVNDHLMELLIMVDACRRASARQVTAVIPYYGYARADRKTAGRESITAKLVANLITEAGANRVLAMDLHSAQIQGYFDIPFDHVYGSPVLLDYLASKKLSDLVVVSPDVGGVARARAFAKKLNDAPLAIIDKRRQAHNVAEVLNVIGDVKGKTAVLVDDMIDTGGTIAEGARLLREEGASQVYACATHAVFSPPAVERLSSGLFEEVIVTNTIPIPESNRFPQLVVLSVANLLGETIWRIHEDTSVSSMFR, encoded by the coding sequence ATGAATGCACATCGAGGATCTGCTGTGCTCAGTTCTGCAACTTTCAAAGTGGAAGCACCTGGAACAGGACTGACTGATAATCATCGCCTGCGGCTGTTTTCTGGCTCTGCCAATCTACAACTGTCTCAAGAAGTCGCTCGTTACCTGGGCATGGACTTGGGGCCAATGATCCGCAAAAGGTTTGCGGATGGAGAACTTTACGTTCAAATCCAAGAATCGATTCGGGGTTGTGATGTCTATTTAATCCAGCCATGTTGTCAACCCGTCAACGATCACTTGATGGAATTGTTGATTATGGTTGACGCTTGTCGTCGAGCTTCTGCACGACAGGTAACCGCTGTAATCCCCTACTATGGCTACGCCCGAGCCGATCGCAAAACCGCAGGACGAGAATCAATAACCGCCAAGCTGGTTGCTAACTTGATCACCGAAGCAGGTGCCAACCGCGTTTTAGCAATGGATTTGCACTCGGCTCAGATTCAGGGCTATTTCGACATACCTTTTGATCATGTTTACGGTTCGCCTGTATTATTAGATTATCTCGCAAGCAAAAAACTGTCCGACCTTGTGGTTGTTTCTCCAGATGTTGGCGGTGTTGCACGAGCTAGAGCATTTGCCAAAAAACTAAATGATGCTCCACTGGCAATTATTGACAAACGTCGTCAGGCACACAATGTTGCAGAAGTGTTAAATGTCATCGGCGATGTTAAAGGCAAAACCGCAGTCTTGGTGGATGACATGATCGATACTGGTGGTACGATCGCTGAAGGAGCGCGACTACTGCGTGAAGAAGGAGCTAGTCAGGTATACGCCTGTGCAACTCATGCAGTCTTCTCTCCACCTGCTGTGGAGCGGTTATCTAGTGGCTTGTTTGAGGAAGTCATCGTCACAAACACGATTCCCATACCAGAAAGTAATCGCTTTCCACAACTAGTGGTGCTGTCAGTAGCTAATCTCTTAGGAGAAACTATCTGGCGAATTCATGAAGATACCTCAGTCAGCAGCATGTTCCGCTAG
- a CDS encoding serine/threonine-protein kinase — protein MQSPITVGTVLQNRYRIIQILGQGGFGRTYLAEDQRRFNELCAIKELISTATDALAWEKAQELFHREAAILYQIEHPQVPKFRERFEEDQRLFLVEDYVAGQTYQTLLTEKQAVGQTFTETEVLGLIQSLLPVLEHIHSRGIIHRDISPENIILRDSDGKPVLIDFGVVKELATRLRSPDSPMPVTSVVKLGYSPSEQVQTGGAYPSSDLYALAVSAIVLLTGKEPRYLFDQNQLTWNWQQWVKVNPQFAQVLHRMLNHIPSDRYQTAADVSQALQFLQQPSAPTSNVSNLQTMAVARRPDLVSPPASPKKPDPVIPPSQTSSILDNPLAIAAIGAAVVILAGFGSWALVSSIRSQSKTSPEQTLPQNFPSPVISGGTTFTSTPTPTPTQEQPVISTKPLNLGAFKATAVEGTLKANQIIRYTFVGEQGAKLSTFLEPGSSVLLTVLNPNQQPIDNNAQRVTSYEGTLLVTGVYTIELTLLSGVDESNYNLNAGLQKLIQPTPIEIPTPTPTPTPTATPTQTPLPTPTETFTPIPTLTPTPIPTEIPTPETENNNPPVDSTLTPIPDPTISP, from the coding sequence ATGCAATCACCCATTACAGTTGGCACTGTCTTGCAAAACCGTTACCGGATAATTCAAATTCTCGGACAAGGGGGATTTGGTAGAACCTATCTGGCAGAAGACCAAAGGCGCTTTAACGAACTTTGCGCGATCAAGGAATTGATTTCAACAGCAACGGACGCTTTGGCTTGGGAGAAGGCACAGGAGCTTTTCCACCGAGAAGCTGCTATCTTGTATCAAATAGAACACCCACAAGTGCCGAAATTCCGGGAAAGATTTGAGGAAGACCAACGCTTGTTTTTGGTGGAGGATTACGTTGCAGGTCAAACGTACCAAACTCTGCTGACCGAGAAGCAAGCTGTGGGTCAAACTTTCACAGAAACAGAAGTATTGGGGTTAATTCAGTCTTTGTTGCCTGTTTTAGAGCATATTCACAGCCGAGGGATTATTCACCGGGATATCTCGCCAGAAAATATTATTTTGCGAGATAGCGATGGTAAGCCTGTGTTAATTGACTTTGGAGTGGTAAAAGAACTGGCAACGCGTTTGCGATCGCCAGATAGTCCAATGCCTGTAACTAGTGTGGTAAAGTTAGGCTACTCTCCGAGTGAACAAGTGCAAACAGGAGGAGCGTATCCTAGTAGTGATTTGTATGCATTAGCGGTGAGTGCGATTGTTTTGCTGACTGGTAAGGAACCAAGATATCTATTTGATCAAAACCAATTAACTTGGAATTGGCAGCAGTGGGTAAAAGTGAATCCACAATTTGCCCAAGTTTTGCATCGAATGTTAAATCATATTCCCAGCGATCGCTACCAAACTGCGGCTGATGTATCCCAAGCATTACAATTTTTGCAGCAACCCAGTGCCCCTACCTCTAATGTTTCCAACTTGCAGACAATGGCTGTTGCCCGTCGCCCTGATTTGGTATCACCACCAGCTTCGCCGAAAAAACCCGATCCGGTGATTCCACCAAGTCAGACTAGCTCTATTTTGGATAATCCGTTAGCGATCGCAGCAATTGGTGCGGCTGTAGTTATTTTAGCGGGATTTGGTTCTTGGGCACTGGTAAGTTCGATTCGCAGTCAGTCAAAAACATCACCAGAACAGACGCTTCCCCAAAATTTTCCTTCACCAGTGATTTCTGGTGGTACTACATTCACATCCACACCTACACCCACACCTACTCAAGAGCAACCTGTTATATCTACTAAGCCTTTGAATCTGGGAGCATTTAAAGCTACCGCAGTGGAAGGTACTCTCAAAGCAAATCAAATCATCCGCTATACTTTTGTTGGCGAGCAAGGAGCTAAGTTAAGTACGTTTCTTGAGCCAGGAAGCAGTGTTTTGCTAACTGTCTTAAATCCCAATCAACAACCAATTGATAATAATGCTCAGCGAGTTACATCTTATGAAGGCACATTGTTAGTTACTGGAGTATACACTATCGAATTAACTCTGCTTTCAGGAGTTGACGAAAGCAATTACAATCTCAATGCTGGATTACAAAAACTCATCCAACCGACACCCATAGAAATACCCACGCCAACGCCAACGCCAACCCCAACGGCAACTCCAACGCAGACACCTTTGCCAACTCCAACAGAAACATTTACACCAATTCCAACACTAACTCCAACTCCAATTCCAACAGAAATTCCAACTCCAGAGACAGAAAATAATAATCCGCCTGTTGATAGCACACTCACACCAATTCCCGATCCAACAATTTCGCCTTAA
- the bioD gene encoding dethiobiotin synthase gives MKTLLITGTDTEAGKTVLTTALAAYWQKYYPQRSWGIMKPIQSGIGDRELYQNLFTLEQSPEEITPLYFQAPLAPPIAAARENRRVDLALVWQTLSKLRSQRDFLLVEALGGLGSPVTDELTVADLAAEWRLPTVLVVPVRLGAIAQAVANVALARQSRVHLVGIVLNCVQPRSDAEIADWTPHQLIQSLTNTPVLGCLPYLENPTDLDKLAQIASDLDLETLM, from the coding sequence TTGAAGACACTACTGATTACTGGAACTGATACGGAGGCTGGTAAAACTGTTTTAACCACAGCGTTAGCAGCTTATTGGCAAAAATATTACCCGCAGCGTAGCTGGGGAATCATGAAACCAATTCAATCGGGGATTGGCGATCGCGAATTGTACCAAAATCTATTCACCCTAGAACAATCTCCCGAAGAAATTACACCTTTGTATTTTCAAGCACCCTTAGCTCCTCCCATCGCCGCAGCACGAGAAAATCGCCGAGTAGATTTAGCACTGGTGTGGCAAACTTTGTCTAAATTGCGATCGCAGCGTGATTTTCTGCTGGTAGAAGCCTTGGGTGGCTTGGGTTCGCCAGTCACGGACGAATTAACGGTAGCTGATTTAGCCGCAGAATGGCGTTTACCAACGGTATTGGTAGTACCAGTGAGATTAGGAGCGATCGCTCAAGCAGTGGCCAATGTCGCATTAGCTAGACAATCGCGGGTGCATCTGGTAGGCATTGTGTTGAACTGCGTCCAACCCCGTTCCGATGCAGAGATAGCCGACTGGACACCACACCAATTGATTCAATCATTAACTAACACGCCAGTTTTAGGCTGCTTACCTTATCTAGAGAATCCCACTGATTTAGATAAACTTGCTCAAATAGCATCAGATTTAGATTTAGAAACACTAATGTAA